The following are encoded together in the Halopseudomonas salegens genome:
- a CDS encoding CPXCG motif-containing cysteine-rich protein, translating into MRALEEALLQCPHCGESITLLLDLSGGPQAYTEDCQVCCQPIHVNLWIDTDGDDYHVDLRREQD; encoded by the coding sequence ATGCGTGCACTGGAAGAAGCCCTGCTGCAGTGCCCACACTGCGGCGAATCCATTACCCTGCTGCTTGACCTCAGTGGCGGTCCTCAGGCCTATACCGAAGACTGCCAGGTCTGCTGCCAACCGATTCATGTCAACCTGTGGATCGATACCGACGGCGACGATTATCACGTCGACCTGCGCCGCGAACAGGACTGA
- a CDS encoding putative signal transducing protein translates to MLCAYHPSDMIEGELLRQMLTEQHVPCYLSGQYLQGAIGELPVHDLLGLWVNAEDLGLARELIRDYQQATPIFPEEQEDGA, encoded by the coding sequence ATGCTGTGTGCCTACCATCCGAGCGATATGATTGAAGGTGAACTGCTGCGGCAGATGCTTACTGAACAACATGTGCCCTGCTATCTCAGTGGACAGTATCTGCAAGGGGCAATTGGTGAGCTGCCCGTGCATGATTTGCTTGGCCTTTGGGTCAATGCCGAGGATCTCGGTCTGGCCCGCGAGCTGATCCGGGATTATCAGCAAGCTACCCCGATCTTTCCCGAAGAACAGGAAGACGGCGCGTGA
- a CDS encoding SOS response-associated peptidase, producing the protein MSGRLAQFNPPLADPPTDWQPSWNLSPGQPILILRRTERQLECARVLWKLTPGWMRELDKAPFNVRAEWLLDKAQFSQPLAQRRCLLPIDGYYLWHQRGSRKQPWYLRRQSGGLAVAGLWERYQLDDGQFWDSCALISVPAKGLARQLGERMPATLNRGEQAIWLADATAFSALQPLLLNAASQVELIHPVNPAMSNPGLQGPTCCAPSGRSQSL; encoded by the coding sequence GTGAGTGGACGCCTGGCCCAGTTCAACCCGCCCTTGGCAGACCCACCAACTGACTGGCAACCCAGCTGGAACCTGTCGCCCGGACAACCCATCCTCATCCTGCGTCGTACCGAGCGACAACTCGAATGCGCCCGCGTGTTGTGGAAGCTGACACCAGGCTGGATGCGCGAGCTGGACAAGGCACCCTTTAACGTGCGCGCTGAATGGCTGCTCGACAAAGCCCAGTTCAGCCAGCCACTGGCGCAGCGACGTTGCCTGCTGCCGATAGATGGCTATTACCTGTGGCATCAGCGTGGCAGCCGGAAACAGCCCTGGTATCTGCGCCGGCAAAGCGGCGGTCTGGCCGTAGCCGGGTTGTGGGAACGCTATCAACTGGACGATGGTCAGTTCTGGGATAGCTGCGCCTTGATCAGTGTGCCGGCCAAAGGCCTGGCACGACAGCTGGGTGAACGCATGCCAGCAACCCTGAACCGCGGCGAGCAGGCTATCTGGTTGGCCGACGCCACCGCCTTCAGCGCTCTGCAGCCCTTGTTACTGAATGCCGCCAGCCAGGTTGAACTGATTCACCCGGTAAACCCGGCAATGAGCAATCCCGGGCTGCAGGGGCCAACCTGCTGCGCCCCCAGCGGGCGCAGCCAGAGTCTCTGA
- a CDS encoding methyl-accepting chemotaxis protein, protein MHFRSIQFSIAVLSGACLLVAVIMMSLYALFANERSHDFVEERTEVLLQDLVEQRLRAVASTEAQTIQRRLEYPFVVARQIAQLNQLLGEMGPDALPSLMMSREEMTRVLRKTLAENPELLGVYVGWEPNAFDDLDEFYQGTEGGGYDGSGRFIPWWFRDADGALQLDALGDLESQTMLDTGVREGEYYLCPRETMRPCVADPAPYELGDEMVMLTSFTVPIMEEGEFRGMAGADLSVNFVQGMLERSNANLYGGQGRQALISTNQRLVAYTGSDASPGDLASSTLDREQMQMLAQSGSEPSYRIDQAAGQINLLLPVPIADTGTQWTFLITLPVQAVMQDLQAFAGDLQDQQQADSRNLALIGLLVAVLGSLVMVMVGYSLAKPARRMVAMLDDIASGEGDLTRRLQIDRRDELGAMARGFNAFLDRLQAMMREVVGSVQQVTDASEDTADIAIRTNQGVQRQLGEIDMVATAVNEMTATAQDVARNASLAAEAASNADGSANQGRQVVQATSQTIVELSRDIQRAVASVQSLAQDSENISSILVAIRGIAEQTNLLALNAAIEAARAGEQGRGFAVVADEVRNLAQKTQASTEEIQGMIEHLQQGARDTVKVMEQSRSRTEQSVEQAEEADAALNAITQAVSVISEMNTQIASAAEQQSAVAEDVHRNVTTIDEVAKSVAKGAEEASQASAGLTKLAEHQRRLINQFKV, encoded by the coding sequence ATGCATTTCCGATCCATTCAGTTCTCGATTGCCGTCCTGTCCGGTGCCTGTCTGTTGGTTGCCGTGATTATGATGAGCCTGTATGCCCTGTTCGCCAATGAGCGCAGTCACGACTTTGTCGAGGAGCGCACCGAAGTATTGCTGCAGGATCTGGTGGAGCAGCGCTTGCGGGCGGTGGCCAGTACCGAAGCTCAGACCATTCAGCGGCGTTTGGAATACCCCTTTGTGGTTGCCAGGCAGATCGCACAGTTGAATCAGCTGCTGGGTGAAATGGGCCCGGACGCACTGCCCAGTCTGATGATGAGTCGTGAGGAAATGACCCGGGTGCTGCGCAAAACGCTGGCCGAGAATCCGGAGTTGCTGGGCGTCTACGTCGGGTGGGAGCCTAATGCCTTTGATGATCTGGACGAGTTTTACCAGGGCACGGAGGGAGGTGGCTACGACGGCAGCGGCCGTTTCATACCCTGGTGGTTCCGGGATGCTGATGGCGCTCTGCAGCTTGATGCCCTTGGTGATCTGGAAAGCCAGACGATGCTGGATACCGGTGTGCGTGAAGGCGAATATTACTTGTGCCCGCGTGAAACAATGCGTCCGTGTGTGGCTGACCCGGCACCCTACGAGCTTGGCGATGAAATGGTCATGCTGACCTCGTTCACTGTGCCGATTATGGAAGAGGGCGAATTCCGCGGAATGGCCGGCGCCGATTTGTCAGTGAATTTTGTTCAGGGCATGCTCGAGCGCAGCAACGCGAATTTGTATGGTGGTCAAGGGCGACAGGCATTGATCAGTACCAATCAGCGGTTGGTGGCTTATACGGGGTCCGACGCCAGTCCGGGTGATCTGGCCAGCAGTACCCTCGATCGTGAACAGATGCAGATGCTTGCCCAGTCAGGCAGTGAACCGAGTTATCGAATCGATCAGGCAGCCGGTCAGATAAACCTCTTGCTGCCAGTGCCTATTGCTGACACCGGCACTCAGTGGACTTTTTTGATTACGCTGCCTGTCCAGGCGGTGATGCAGGATCTGCAGGCCTTTGCCGGTGATCTGCAAGACCAGCAGCAAGCCGATTCGCGCAATCTGGCGTTGATCGGTCTGTTGGTTGCGGTGCTTGGGAGCCTCGTCATGGTAATGGTGGGCTACAGCCTGGCCAAACCGGCTCGGCGCATGGTGGCCATGCTGGATGATATTGCCAGCGGGGAAGGTGACCTGACCCGGCGGCTGCAGATTGACCGTCGCGATGAACTGGGTGCTATGGCCAGAGGGTTCAATGCCTTCCTCGACCGTTTGCAGGCGATGATGCGAGAGGTGGTCGGTTCGGTGCAGCAGGTTACCGATGCCTCGGAAGATACCGCCGACATTGCCATTCGGACCAACCAGGGCGTGCAACGTCAATTGGGTGAGATCGACATGGTGGCCACGGCGGTGAATGAAATGACTGCCACCGCGCAGGATGTCGCCCGTAATGCCTCGTTGGCTGCTGAAGCGGCGAGCAATGCTGATGGATCGGCCAATCAGGGTCGCCAGGTGGTTCAGGCGACCTCGCAGACGATTGTTGAGCTGTCGCGGGACATCCAGCGCGCGGTAGCCAGTGTGCAGTCGCTGGCGCAGGATAGCGAAAATATCAGCAGCATTCTGGTTGCCATTCGCGGTATTGCCGAACAAACCAATTTGCTGGCCTTGAATGCTGCGATCGAGGCGGCACGGGCCGGAGAACAGGGGCGTGGGTTTGCTGTGGTCGCGGATGAAGTCCGCAACCTGGCGCAGAAGACCCAGGCCTCGACCGAGGAAATTCAGGGCATGATTGAGCACCTGCAGCAGGGCGCTCGTGACACCGTCAAAGTGATGGAGCAAAGCCGTTCGCGAACCGAGCAGAGTGTCGAGCAGGCGGAAGAGGCGGACGCTGCACTGAATGCCATCACCCAGGCGGTCTCGGTAATCAGTGAAATGAATACCCAGATAGCCAGTGCTGCCGAACAGCAAAGCGCGGTCGCGGAAGATGTGCACCGCAACGTTACAACTATCGATGAAGTGGCCAAATCGGTAGCCAAGGGGGCGGAAGAAGCCTCACAGGCCAGTGCCGGGCTGACCAAGCTGGCCGAGCATCAGCGCCGCCTGATCAATCAGTTCAAGGTCTGA